The DNA region tttaatattgataaatgtattgtgattttatgtcctgtaaggtgtccttgggtgttcAGAAAGGCGCcaacaaataaaatgcattattattattattattattattattattattatacagaatagtagccacagaagactgtggaggtcaagtcagtggaaaaTTTTaaggataggttcttgattagtacgggtgtcagaggttatggggagaaggcaggagaacgggattggggagggagagatagatcagccacgattgaatggctgaatggactcgatgggccgaatggcctaatcctatccctatcacttatgacaatgCACAAAAGCATGAATGATGCATGTATTCATTGGCTCAAGGTGAACttacttttcttttctttcttgtgTACGTTGGTTTCCTGCAACAGGTGTAGTAATTGAGGGCTGCGTACTCCATCAACGCCgcaaatacaaataaaaagcagacgGTGACGAACAGGTCCATGGCGGTGACGTAGGAgacctttggcagtgatttccTTGCTATGCTGCTTAGTGTGGTCATGGTTAGCACCGTTGTGATACCTGTTTGGTAAAAGCGAAGAAATTGACAAAGCAATTGAACACCTTTagattagcttagagatacagcacaggaaacaggccctatgtccCACCgaacccgcaccgaccagcggtccccgcaaccttacactatcctacacgcactagggataatttacaattataccaagctaatgaatccatcccttttctccagagatgctgcctggcctgcagagttctccagcgatccctgcacattaacattatcctacacacactaggggcaatgtacgatcatactgaagtcaattagcctacaaagctgtgcgtgtgtggagtgtgggaggaaaacagagatcctggagaaaagccacgcaggtcacggggagaatgtacaggaaacactttttctcacagagagtggtgaatctgtggaattctctgcctcagagggcagtggaggcaggttctctggatgctttcaagagagggatagatagggctcttaaaaatagcggtcaggggatatggggagaaggcaggaacggggtactgattcgggatgatcagctatgatcccatttaatggaggtgctggctcgaagggccgaatggcctaatggcctactcctgcacctattgtctattgtctattgttagacaagcacccgtagtcaggatcgaacccgggactctggcgctgtaaggcagccactcaaaCACTGCATCACCTGCCCCACACCGTGAAGAACACTCCCGTTCCTTTTCACAACTGCCCCTTAATGGACTGATCATGTCAAAAATCAAAGCAAATGCCGACATGCCGAACAGTGCATGTGAATTCAAAGTCAACAAAATTCATTTCTCGTGTTTCAACCGAGTGATCAGTGATGTCTGCGGAGGTGTTATTCCTGCTGGAGGGTGCTTGCTTATAGCTATAAATAGAAAGAGAAATGTCAATAAAGAAGACACACAGGCACAGCAATGGTAAATGATTAGCTTTCTGATCCAGTGTTTTTGCTTGGGAGTTTCAGATCAGTCAGGTtctctgaagatagacgcaaagtgctggagtaacttagctggtcaggtagcatctctggagaaaaggaataggtgatgtttcgggtcggaacccttcttcagactctctgatCGGGAAACTGCAtgtgtatgtttgggatcatttgtGGTGACTTTCAGAGTAACCC from Leucoraja erinacea ecotype New England chromosome 6, Leri_hhj_1, whole genome shotgun sequence includes:
- the LOC129697848 gene encoding gamma-aminobutyric acid receptor subunit gamma-3-like; translated protein: MTVYFDLSRRMGYFTIQTYIPCILTVVLSWVSFWIKKDATPARTALGITTVLTMTTLSSIARKSLPKVSYVTAMDLFVTVCFLFVFAALMEYAALNYYTCCRKPTYTRKKRKVSSP